gtagaagaggggtttagtagattaagtggcaagggctgcataaaaaaggtgggggaggattgggattggggggggcaccaacaaggagcacccaagagcaacaggggcaaggaaaaactcccttaccaaggaagaaaccttgggcagatccacggctcaaggggctaacccaactgccaggggtcttggtgtgtgtgttggggggatgacaggggagatgggatagtgtgctgtgtatgtggggagagggcagtgtgcaatatgtgtgttggggaagcttcctcatgagacaatgtgctgtgtattgggggggggggggggggcagtgtgctgtaagtatgttggggatgtgtgttggagaagcttcctgatgaaataatgtgctgtgtatgtaggggggggggggggcgggcagggacttactattgcaagcagagtactgtatgtatgatgtatgtgagtgatgacagtgaagatgtgtgtgtgggcgggaggggagtggagcagtgactgtgtgtgtgtgtgtgtagtgtgtaggtggggtgaTATCACCCAAAAATAGACCCTATGTTGATATGACTGTATGAGGGTACTGCTCAAGAAACGCAGGTTCTCTATTGCATGTGACCttttctaatgtgtttttttctcctaGATATAAGTAGATATGACATGTCTTGAACTTGAACTGTGTATGTTGGTGTAGGCAGAGTGTGTAATATCACAATTCCACCACAATTCCAGACATTTACCGTTTAGTTAAATCTGTAGACTTTTCTATTTGTATGTGGTTTGATTTGGCTGTTGAGTGTATAGTTTTGGTAGAATGTTTCCATGTTTATACAGTGCATaaggaaagtattcacagcacttcactttttccacattatgTTGTTTCAGACTcgttcatagtgaccattgggtccttgtgAATATTTTCTGTATACACTGTATATTTTTAAGAATGCAATATAAATTACTACTAATATACTTCAATGGCATCAGAGTGTCTCCCTTAAGATGTGACTTCAATATTCCAACTCCACACTGTGGTGCTAATATGATACTCCCTGTACCATTAGCCTCCTGGATTCACACCTAACCAATCAGCTGCAGGGGCTATTAGAATGCAAATCATAAAGACAAAGGACCATGAGAACACATTCCATAGGCATGAGCACTCTTAACGCATGTGATGGGCCTcatagtccagtcattttatgaaaaaaggttgaacaaattgcaacagaagcaaacttaactgattttgtatcctcaatatctcctgagtaagggaaaaaaagccccgaagaatcccaaTAGGGGAACGTTTAGAAAAAGACCTAAATATGCCCTATGCGCCTATTCAGTATTTTTCTCACGcgaatagggggggggggggggaaatagcCTTCACATATCACCTTGAAAATgactgagttgattacttacatcaagaaaaaatgtattacatgtattacaactttttgtttttgtttgttaacatgggcaaacagggcataatgtaattacgTATAGCTAATTTGTATAAATACCACAACAGAGCTAATAGTCAGGCAAagtaaggtctgacccaaaactaattgcaacagaatttattttcacatttttatatttcaattagtgatctaaacaccatagtaaaagaccatgaaaatccagCTGGTGGAAATATGCTAAAAGGAGGGTTGTTTAATGCATTAttcttcagcaaatactgacaaaactgtaattagaatgttgtagaatacacattctaaaaaatatctgaccccatctaacttgacatggaattttagaatcttgcattgttgaggaacattcttttattttcaaagagtgaatttctttggcttatttcagactgatttgttgcaaaattggtgtctatttttacatGTTGGCAtttgaatcaatggaaatggttgttgactctttaaatagagccagtgtgtttttgcatgtaagtATTCCACAATGTTCAAGctgtacaaacacatagttaatgcattattcagcctaggaaagtggttttggtgtttaatctgatttagaggtcactgaaacatatacagtatatcacactaaagtatcagtccATCATTTTCCAAGACTTTTCTAAACGTTCCCCTATTGGGATTCTTCCAGGCTTTTTCCCCCTTAAtcaggacatattgaggatacataatcagttaagttttcttcggttgcaatttgttcaacgtTGACCCCTAATTTGGCTTAAAATGACTTGACTACTCAGTGGCTTGGCCATACCCCAAACTGGACAAACACAAAGGGTCAATGGTGGTCAATTGGAGGTGGGAACTTAAAGAGTACAAGGGTTGGTCAACTGAAGAAAACCTCCCATCTTTCTGAATACATTCCATGCCATACCATTCCATACCATACCATTCCATAGTTGTCTGGCAAGAGCAATTATTACactctttgttttttgttttgtttactgtaCAACAatactgtatttgttgtgtgtatttatatttaaGATATTGTTTTAATGAATATGGTTTATTATTTCTACTAACAAAAAAATATGTATATTTCTGTAAGTGTAGCCCACTGTTTGATAGCATATGTgctgcctgtaggcagccaatCTGGACCATTATATTTACTTAAGTACGGCAGCATAAAGACAGACATGGACATAAAAGTTAGGGCTGTGGCAATACCATGCCAATGATTTAATGACTCCATCAATGTACAAAAATAACATAGAAGCAACATtaagaaaaatgaaaatgcatccATTCCAATATTAATATATGCTCATCCAGTAGTACCACATAATTAGGAAACATTCATGTAATTTGTATAGAAAACAAAAAGTGATAGTTCTCAAACCCACCCTGCAGATGTCTGTAGATATTAGACCTATGAGTAAAGACCTTACACTTTCATATCTGATTTAATCACCACCAAGTCCTGTGGTGCTCCTCAACAACTACCTGTCCAGTATGGGTCTTAAGGTGTTTCTTCAGATTACTCTATTGTCTGAAAGTATTTCTATACTGAGAACAAAGGCTTTAAAACAACTATGGATCCTGTGGTGTACCTTGAGATGTGAGGATTTAACAAAGAAATAAGGAAGCAGGCTCAACACCCTACAGCACTTCAACTGGGTGCTTAAACTTTCTTCATAATAAATCAAAGACTTTGTAGAATCAATAAAGCAAGCTCTCAAcagttttgtttactttttgatTGCCTGCTGACGCCCTTCCTCAGTGTGAAaaatggcaatttccattccattccaatggAAATTGCCATTTTTCACACTGAAGAAGGGTTTGTGAGGCAATTAAAAAGTTTAATTAAAAGGTTTTAAcaaaggccttttcacacacaacatcacacatcagcactgATGTGTGATGTTGGTGTTGACGAATGGTGAAATCCGAACTGGCCCTGGAACACTTgccacatgtaggcctagtacaCTAATATGACTTTTCTACAAAATGTTTCATTTGGTGTCTTCTAAGTAGACTTTTTAAACAAAAAGCCATTCCACATTGATAACACCGATGTGGCTTTTCCTCAGAGTGTATGACTTGATGGTTGGTGAGTTGTGATCTCCTcttgaaactcttcccacatgtagtgcattgatatgttttttctcctctgtggATTCTCTGGTGACTATTGAGATCCGAACTGGTCCTGAAACTCTCCCCACATGTAGTGCATTGATATGTtttttctcctgtgtggatTCTCTGATGTTTCTTGAGAGACGAATTGGTTCTGAATCTCTTTTCACATGTagtacactgatatggcttttctccagtatggaTCAATTGATGCTTCTTGAGAGCAGACATGGTACGAGAGGTTTTTCCACATTGAGGACACTGATGTGGTTTTTCTCCAGTATGAATCATCTGATGATTTTTGAGCGTAGACTTATGAGTAAACTTTTTTCCACACTGAGAACATTGATGTGGCTTTTCCCCAGTATGGATCATCTCATGAACCttcaggacagatattttagcaAAGGTTTTTTGACATTGAGAACACTGATGTGTTTTCTCTCCTTTGTGGATTTTCTGGTGTTTTCTGAGAGCAGACTTTTGTCCAAATACAACAGCAGGGAGTTCATCCAACGTTCCCGAACACTGGAATTCATGCTGTTTCTCTCTAGTTGTTTGGCAAGAGGGATTATTACTTTCTTTGTTTTGCTGTTCCTCAGAGTGCACGCTTTTGTTAGCATGGATCATTTGAATGTCTCCTACAGCATTAGAGATAAAGAAACTCGTTATGTGATTTTCAGAATATCTAAATCAGGCGTTGTTGATATAGTGTCACTTTgtaattattatcattattttaaatCAAAATACAAACTATTTAGAATCTCACCTTTTGGAAGAGAATCTGTGTGATTGTATTCCATCAAATCAGATATTTCTTCCTGTTTAATTTCCTCAGATGGTGACATGAATATTTCAGTCTTAGATTCATGATCCAGTCCAGGctcttctttctgtttctgAGTTCTAAACAGATACTCTTGTAGGAAATCATCACATTCTTCTTCTTCACTCTCCTTCTTCACTGCAGTGAGCTGGTCTGATGATCCAACAGGTCCTGCCATTTCAgactttggttcttttttgcaAAAGTACACTATTCACATCAAAAAGTCCTTAAATACAAGACGAAATGGGCAAATATTTATAGTATCAGTGCATCCCAATGTCTTCCTTAAAATGTGACTTAAATTTTGAGTCCCCAGTGTGTTGTGTTCATATAGTCCCTTTGTCTGCCCCAATAGCTACTAGGATCTAAAGCTAACCAATCAGCTGCAGGGGCTGGAATGCAAATAAGAATAGCAAAGGATTGTGGGAGGGACTTCCATTTGAATGGTCGTTACTTGCACGTCTGATGGTCCACAGGTGGGCATGGCCATAACTCAAATAGCACACACTCCACAAAGCAGGAcagtggaggtggggtggaggtgtgaactggttgtggtggtgggatGGTCAACTGAAGAAAACTTATATTCTAAAGTAgttccttgattatgattggctgaaaaCTTCTATTCCACCTGAATgcttcatatactgtatgtttgcatgtaCATACatgatgagtgtgtataagtTTCCCAATTACTGTAGTAAGTGTTCTAATTGTGTAACTTGCTATGAGGATAGAGGTAGTATTAACATTAAATGTGAGGCAGAGTGTTATCTCTGCACCAGAATTCTAGACATTTACTGCACTTACAAATGAACACCCAAATGAAGGTTTACACTTGATATCACCCAAAAATAGACCCTATGTTGATAATGACTGTATGAGGGTACTGCTCAAGAAACGCAGGTTCTCTATTGCATGTGACCttttctaatgtgtttttttctcctaGATATAAGTAGATATAACATGTCTTGAACTTGAACTGTGTATGTTGGTGTAGGCAGAGTGTGTAATATCACAATTCCACCACAATTCCAGACATTTACCGTTTAGTTAAATCTCTAGACTTTTCTATTTGTATGTGGTTTGATTTGGCTGTTGAGTGTATAGTTTTGGTAGAATGTTTCCATGTTTATACAGTGCATaaggaaagtattcacagcacttcactttttccacattatgTTGTTTcggactcatcttaaaatggattcaattattattattatttttctcaccaatctacacacaatactccaacaccctCTAAAAAGCAAGGGTTTGGAAATGTATATCTAAGGACTGATATATCCCATTCACATACGTATTCACACCCTAAGTGTTGACACTTGCCATtaagctctggtgcatcctacttctatcagtgAGAtctagagttcctttgagaagatgagagcAGTGTAAAgcagaaggacaaacatcagtgcagctcagtgcctggtttcttccacacacgcagttgggaattgtggccaaatatTTCAGTCTATGTTTCATTAGACCAGAATATTTTACTTTTCATGGTCTGGGAGTCATTCAGGTTTTTTGTCAAACTCCTGGCAAAAATGGTTTCCATCTGTCCACTCTACcataaaggcctgattggtggagagctgcactgatgtttgtccttctttacgcttcACGCTTGTTTTCCACATTCAGAGACTACTCAGTGGCTTGGCCATACCCCAAACTGGACAAACACAAAGGGGTCAATGGGGGTCAATTGGAGGTGGGAATTTAAAGAGTACAAGGGTTGGTCAAATGAAGAAAACCTCCCatctttctgaacatattcCATACTGCATTTGTTGGGTGTATTTAAATTTaagatatatattttacatttttaattaatATGGTTTATTATATCTactaacaaaaaaaatgtatatttcTTTAAGTGTAGCCCACTGTTTGATAGCATATGTgctgcctgtaggcagccaatCTGGACCATTCTATATACTTAAGTATGGCAGCATAAAGACAGACATGGACATAAAGGTTTAGGGCTGTGGCAAGACCATGCCAATGATTTAATGACTCCATCAATGTACAAAAGGGCAATAACATAGAAAATTAAAATGCACCCCAATATCAATATCCAATAGTACCACATAATTAGGAAATGTTCATAATTTGTATAGAAAACAAAAAAGTGATAGTTCTCAAACCCACCCATCAGATATCTGTTCATATTAGACCTATGAGTGAAGACCTTATACACTTTCAACTTTGATTTGCTCAGTACCAAGTTCTGTGGTACTCTTCATATTGCCCACATGTAGGGCAATGTTACAGATTCTGTCCAATAtggctctttagagaacatctcctctcatagcaccacttacaacaagtcttgctgatcctagcactcaccagccgtcttgaactgacacctaactgttaaaaacagcactcactgatacacttattcttactatactctaccgtttttttaaattgtcctaaaattgttgagattgctttaaaacttaaactgtttaccatgttgttagtcgctttggctaaaaatgcgtcagccaaatgtaatgtaatgtaatgtttatttatcCCAATTAgtggaacacacacagtgaggtgaacagtgatgccagtaacgtgTTACTTAGTAAcgcgttagtctattttgaccacttttttcagtaacgagtaatctaacgcgctactatttacaaaccagtaatcagattaaagttacttatctaagttactgtgcgttactatttttgtaattttccttaataaaaagatatattctttgctttcttcttgtcttggggattaatgtcatgtaggctatgctcatGTTTTCAGCATGAGCACAATTCACATGTAAAACCACGTAGCGATACAAACGTAAacaatggaaggagagagagatgcacatttcatcagtcattactttgagtttgtgtcagctaaacatgacaacattaaggtacattgtacattctgtgctggcgacaaagtgctgtctagctagacatcccaagtctcccgaagttttgggagtctcccacatattgatagcggcttgacgcccgcaaattacataaaatctcctagaacctagagcgaacaagagcatgcaagccagaccggacttcaaatcgcgtgtgcatctgagtttaacacgcacacaacggagagggagagagagaggagtggtgcgttTGTGCCTGAAGCATCCAAGAtagagagcatcctggtctgttttgctaaatcaaccaatcagttttcagtgtaagtgtgcttatatctcttttctcccaaacttaattaatcagttcagtcagtgtatctaggaacagaaGCGTCATGGCAgcgtcagtgcccctcaaaaaggaacatttaagacccatttcacatcagactacacaaaagtgtactcaATTGTCTCAAAAgataaaacataatgatagtcttgcacactgcactgtttgtaacagcgactttagcattgctcacggcgggttaaatgattgcaaaatacttgttgaggtgagtttaacaagtgtaatttaatttgcatattactcaggcctatacaagatggctagttgccaaggctacatgaaaaacaAATCTACAAatatctacatattttactataacaatttctatcaataggccttccttatttggtgtacttagacattattgaacaaacatctgaatttcagtatctaagtaggttaggttgggatgtctgctatacattgctgttaaaatgcacttccagtataatgagtattggcaaaactggttatcatttttatgttgaggcggtgggggtgttgtcggcagctgctgaaagtaactaataaagtaacttgtaatctaacttagttacttttaaaatcaagtaatcagtaaagtaactaagttactttttaaaggagtaatcagtaatcagattactttttcaaggtaactgtggcaacactggaggtgaagcacacactaacccagagcagtgagctgcctgctacagggctcggggagcagtgaggggttaggtgccttgctcaaggacacttcagccgtggatgtgagcaggggagagcagtgctcaaccacttcccctgcccacatttttcATACTGAGtgggggatcgaaccggcaactcttcggttacaagcccgaagccctaaccagtaggccatgccTTTTCCCCACAATGGATCGTTGAGATGAGAGGATTTAGTAAAGGCCTTTCCACACTGAGAACACTGATGTGTCTTTTCCCCAGCATGAACAAATTGATGAATGGTGAGATTCAAACTGGCCCTGGAACACTTGCCAAATGtagtacactgatatggcatgttTTTTCTCATGTATGAATTTCCTGGTGAGAGTAGATAGATGTGTAAAGGCCTTTCCACACCGAGAACACCGATGTATTCTTTCTCCAGAATGGCTCCTCTGATGTGCCTTGAGATAAGAGTTGagtaaaggcttttccacacagAACACTGATGTGACTTGTCTCCTGTATGTGTCATCTGACTCGCTGGCTTGCTAGTTTTGTGGTACTCTTGAACATCTACCCACATTTATGGCAAAGTTACGGATTCTGCCCGTAATGGATCTTCTGGTGTTTCTTCATATTAACCTTTTGGGTAAAGGTCTTTCCACAGTGAgaacactgatatggcttttctccagtatggaTCATCTCATGTGCCTTCAGATTAGATATTTGAGCAAAGGTTTTTTGACATTGAGAACACTGATGGGTTTTTTCACCTGTGTGGCTTATCTGGTGTGTTCTTAGAGCAGACTTTTGTCCAAATGCCATTCCACATTCAGAACACTCATgtggcttttctcctgtgtgaATTCTCTGGTGTTCTCTGAGATTACACTTTTGAATAAATACCTTTCCACATTCAGAACACTCATGTGGCCTTTCTCCGGTATGGATCCTCTGATGTATCTTGAGATAAGCCTTTCGAGCAAAATATTTTCCACACTGAGAACACTGATGTGGCTTTTCTCCAGAATGAATCCTTTGATGCTTCTTGAGATCAGACATTTGACCAAAGTGTTTTCCACATTCAGAACACTGATGTGGCTTTCCTCCAATATGGATCAACTGATGCTTCATGAGATTATACTTTCTGCTATAGGTTTTTCCACATTCAGAACACTGATgtggcttttctccagtatggaTCATTTGATGATCCTTGAGATCAGACAGTTGCTGATATGCAACAGCAGGGAGTTCATCAAACGTTCCCGAACACTGGAATTCATGCTGTTTCTCTCTAGTTGTCTGGCAAGAGCGATTATTACactctttgttttgttgttcCTCAGAGTGCATGCTTTTGTTAGCATGGATCATTTGAATGTTTCCTACAACATTAGAGATAAAGAAGCTTGTTATCTGATTTTCAGAATATCTACATCAGGCGTTGTTGATATTAGTGTCACTTTgaaattattatcattattttaaatCATAATACAAACTGTTTAGAATCTCACCTTTTGGAAAAGAATCTGTGTGATTGTATTCCATTAAATCAGATATGTCTTCCTTTTTAATTTCCTCAGATGGTGACATGAACATTTCAGTCTTAGATTCATGATCCAGTCCAGGctcttctttctgtttctgAGTTGTAAACAAAAACTCTTGTAGTAAATCATCACATTCTTCTTCTTCACTCTCCTTCTTCACTGCAGTGAGCTGGTCTGATGAACCAACAGGTCCTGCCATTTCAGACGTTGGTTCTTTTTGCAAAAGTACACTATTCACATCAAAAAGTTCTTAAATACAATAATAAACGGGCAAATATTTATAGTACCAGTGCATCCCAATGTCTTCCTTAAAATGAGACTTAAATTGAGGCCCCAGTGTGTTGTGTTCATATAGTCCCTTTGTCTGCCCCAATAGCTTCTAAAATTCAAAGCTAACCAATCAGCTGTAGGGGCTGGAATGCAAATAAGAATAACAAAGGATTGTGGGAGGGACTTCCATTTGAATGGTCGTTACTTGCACGTCTGATGGTCCACAGGTGGGCATGGCCATAACTCAACACTCACACTCCACAAAGCAGGAcagtggaggtggggtggaggtgtgaactggttgtggtggtgggatGGTCAACTGAAGAAAACTTATATTCTAAAGTAgttccttgattatgattggctgaaaaCTTCTATTCCACCTGAATgcttcatatactgtatgtttgcatgtaCATACatgatgagtgtgtataagtTTCCCAATTACTGTAGTAAGTGTTCTAATTGTGTAACTTGCTATGAGGATAGAGGTAGTATTAACATTAAATGTGAGGCAGAGTGTTATCTCTGCACCAGAATTCTAGACATTTACTGCACTTACAAATTAACACCCAAATTAAGGTTTACACTTGATATCACCCAAAAATAGACCCTATGTTGATGATGACTGTATGAGGGTACTGCTCAAGAAACGCAGGTTCTCTATTGCATGTGACCttttctaatgtgttttttt
The sequence above is a segment of the Alosa sapidissima isolate fAloSap1 chromosome 2, fAloSap1.pri, whole genome shotgun sequence genome. Coding sequences within it:
- the LOC121697214 gene encoding gastrula zinc finger protein XlCGF7.1-like; this translates as MAMPTCGPSDVQQLSDLKDHQMIHTGEKPHQCSECGKTYSRKYNLMKHQLIHIGGKPHQCSECGKHFGQMSDLKKHQRIHSGEKPHQCSQCGKYFARKAYLKIHQRIHTGERPHECSECGKVFIQKCNLREHQRIHTGEKPHECSECGMAFGQKSALRTHQISHTGEKTHQCSQCQKTFAQISNLKAHEMIHTGEKPYQCSHCGKTFTQKVNMKKHQKIHYGQNP